The following proteins are co-located in the Canis aureus isolate CA01 chromosome X, VMU_Caureus_v.1.0, whole genome shotgun sequence genome:
- the LDOC1 gene encoding protein LDOC1, with the protein MVDELVLLLHALLMRHRALSIENSQLMEQLRLLVCERATLLRQVRPPSCPVPFPETFSGESSRLPEFIVQTASYMLVNENRFCNDAMKVAFLISLLTGEAEEWVVPYIEMDSPILGDYRAFLDEMKQCFGWDDDEEDDDDDDEEDDY; encoded by the coding sequence ATGGTGGACgagctggtgctgctgctgcacGCGCTCCTGATGCGGCACCGCGCCCTGAGCATCGAGAACAGCCAGCTCATGGAACAGCTGCGGCTGCTGGTGTGCGAGAGGGCCACCCTGCTGCGCCAGGTACGTCCGCCGAGCTGCCCGGTGCCCTTCCCCGAAACGTTTAGCGGCGAGAGCTCCCGGCTCCCCGAGTTTATCGTGCAGACGGCGTCTTACATGCTCGTCAACGAGAACCGATTCTGCAACGACGCCATGAAGGTGGCATTCCTAATCAGCCTGCTCACCGGGGAAGCCGAGGAGTGGGTGGTGCCCTACATTGAGATGGATAGCCCCATCCTAGGTGATTACCGGGCCTTCCTCGATGAGATGAAACAGTGTTTTGGCTGGGATGACGACGAAgaagacgacgacgacgacgacgaggaAGATGATTACTAG